The following DNA comes from Elusimicrobiota bacterium.
CCGCCGTCAGCATGACCAGGACCCCGATGATGACGAAGGTGAAGAGGCCGAGGGTCAGGATGTTGATGGGCAAGGTCAGCGCCATGAGCACCGGGCCCAGCACCGCGTTGACGACGCCGAGCACGATCGCGACGACGACGGCCGTGCCGAACCCGTCGATGGAGACTCCGCTGAGGAGCCGGCCCGTGACGAGTACGGCGGCGGCGCTGACGAGTATGTTCAGGATGATGTACATCGATCGCCCTCCTTTCGACGCCGTCCGCATCCTATCATTGCCTTCCCCGCGGACCTCGTGACGGCGGGGTAAAGCTTTGATGTGAGGAGCGGGGCTCGGTCTCAGCCGCGAGGACTATCGGCGCCGAAAGGGGCATAATCTCCGGATTCGCATGCGCGCACTGACTTTGCTGCTCTGTCTTCACGCGGCGCCGCTGGCGGCGGCGCCCCCGCGAAAGGCCCGCCTTCCGGCGGGCCTCGTCATCGCCTCCATCCAGATCGACGCCCGCAACGTCTTCGAGACCGACGCCCCGCCCGAGAACAAGCTGCTGTACCGGGCGGCCAACCGCGCCCACATCCGCACGCGGGACTACGTCATCGAGCGGGAGCTTCTCTTCGCGGTCGGCGAGCGCTTCGACCCCCTGCTGATCGAGGAGACCGAGCGCAACCTGCGCTCGCTGCCCTTCCTGCGCCGCGCCGAGGTCGCGGCGGTCGTCAACAAGCAGGGAAAGGTCGACGTGACCGTGCGGACCTACGACTCGTGGACCCTCGAGGTCGTCGCGGGCTTCAAGCGCGCCGGCGGCGCGACGAACGTCAAGGGAGGGTTCGCCGAGAACAACATCCTGGGCCAGGGCAAGGCGGCCTCGGCCGTTTACAGCCGCGACGGGGACTCCGTGTCGCGCGCCTTCAGCTACAAGGACCGGCAGTTCATGCGCCTCAAGCGCCTTCAATTCTCGGCGGCCGCGCAATCGGCGCAGGGGAGCAAGACCTACACGATCGGGGTGGACCGCCCCTTCTACGCCTCGATCGCGCGCTCCGCCTTCGGCGGCTCCGTCGTCTACTCCGAGAGCAGGCTCGCCGACGTCCTGCGCCGCAGCGGCGAGGCCGGGGTCAGCTACGGCGTGGCGCTGACGACCTCCACCGAGCGGACCCGGCGCGTCACCTTCGGCCTGTCGACGCGCCGCGCCATGTCCGATGGGCCGCTGCCCGACGTCGAGCAGCTGACCTTCCTGAAGCTCGGCGCGGAGTGGCAGGAGCTGGACTTCATCACCGCGCGGCGCATACAGAACTTCACCCGCGACGAGGACTTCAACCTCGGCCTCGGCGTGTTCCCCTCGGTGGCGTGGGCTCCGAGGATCTCCGCGCTGGGGACCCGCGAGACGCAGATCCTGCCGCGCGTCGACCTGACCAAGGGCTTCGCCTGGTCGAGAGAGCTGCTGCTCCTGAAGTCGGGCTACCGTTCGAAGTACGCCAACGGGAACAACGGGGACCGCGTGGCCTCCTTCGAGGCCTCCTATTTCGTGCGGGGCCTGAACTACCAGACCTTGGCCTTCCACGCCGCCCTGGACCTCGGCTGGCAGCTCGACGAGACCAGCCAACTGACGCTCGGCGAGCTCAACGGCCTGCGCGGCTACGGCCTGAGCCGCTTCACGGGCACCCGCCGCTTCCTGTACAACCTCGAGGACCGCGTCTACGTCTGGGACAACCTCTTCCGCCTGCTCGACGTCGGCGCGGCGGCCTTCTACGACTCGGGCTACGCCTGGCCCGAGGGCTCCTCGATCAACCTGGCCGACCTCCGGAGCAGCGTCGGCTTGGGCCTGCGCGTGGCGCCTTCGCGCTCGGGAAGCAACAGCCCCGTCCGCGTCGACTTGGCCTACCCGGTCAGCCGGCGCACCGGCCTCTCCTCCTGGTCGCTCTCCATCCTGGCCGGACAGGCCTTCTAATAGCCGGCGGGATTGTTTTATCATCTCGTCATGAAACGATTACTTCCGGCGCTCCTCCTGTCGCTGACGGCCGCCTGCGGCGGCGCGAAGATCGAGAAGCAGAGAAAGGAGATCGAGGATCTCCAGACGAAGGCCGGCGCGTTCTACACCCAGCTCCAGGAGAAGGCCGACGAGATCGGAGCGCTCAAGACGTCGAAGGCCGGGCTCGAGACCCGCGTCGTCGAGCTCGAGGCCCGCGTCGTCGAGCTCGAGGGGCGTTCCGCCGCCGCCGAGGGCCGCGCGGCGACGCTGGCGAAGTCCAACAAGTCCCTGTCCGACGCGATCGGCGCGAGCAAGGACGAGCTCGGCGAGAAGCTGAACGCGGTCGTCGCCGAGAAGGACGAGCTCGCGAGGAAGTTCTCCGACGCGGTGAAGGAGAAGCTGGCGCTCGAGCGCCTCAAGAGCGTCTACCAGGCGGCGCGGGAGAAGGCCGGGCGCGAGATGTCCAAGCTCAAGGAAGAGCGCGAGGCGCTGGCCTCCCGCCTGTCCGCGGCCCAGGACGCGTTCAAGAAGACCGACGCCGAGGCCCGTCAGGCCGGCGAGGCCCGCGCCGCGGTCCTCCTGAAGACCCGCGAGGAGATGGGCGCGGCCGCCGACGCCGTCCTCGCGGAGATGCAGGCGGGCCGGGCGCTCGTCGAGCAGAGCGGCGAGACCTTCACGATCGCGCTCAGCGACGCCGCGCTCTTCGAAGACGGCTCGGTCAAGATCACGGAGCCCGGCGCCGCCCTGCTCGCGCGCGTCGGCGCGGCGCTCAAGGCGCTGCCGTCGAAGTCGCTGCGCGTCGAGGCGCACTCCGACAACGCCCCGTTCAAGAAGGGCCTCCTCGGCGGCTACGCCGGCCACTGGGAGCTGACCGCCGCGCGCGCCGCCGCCGTCGCGCGCTGGCTGCACGAGCACGCGGGGCTCGATCCCGAGCGCCTCTCGGCGGCGGGCTTCGGGGAGTTCCGCCCGGCCAAGCCCAACGACACGGCCGAGGGCCGCGCGGCGAACCGCCGCGTCGCGCTGGTCGTCGCGCCGATGAGACCGCAGTAGCCCCCCTTGACGGAAAAAGCTTCACCCTCTACACTGAAAGCATGCCGAAGACCAAAGCTCCTGCGAAGGCGAAGAAGACCAAAAAGGCCGCGCCCGAGCGTCACGCCGACGCGTCCGAGCATAAGACCGCCGAGCGGATCATGGAGACCGTGCTCAAGGAGCAGAGCGTCGAGGCTTCGACCGAGCGTCTGGACCAGTGGATCACCATCGAGTGCCCGCATTGCTCCGAGGGCTCCGAGCTCCACGTGATCTCCGACATGGACGGCCAGTCGATCGATCAGGACTGCACGGTGTGCTGCCGCTCCTTCGTCGCGCACATCGAGATCGACGACGGCGAGGCTCACGTCGGCGTGGAAGCCGCCTGACGGACGAGGCCTGCCGGCTCCCCGCTGGCGGAAAGCCGGACGACGCCGTGGAAAAGATCCTGGCGATGCGCGTGATCGCCGTCGTCGGCATGTCTCCCAAGCCGGAGCGCCCGTCGCATTACGTCTCCGAGTACTTGAAAGGGCAGGGCTACACGATCGTGCCCGTCAATCCCGGCCACAGCGAGATTTTAGGGGAAAAGTGCTGGCCGAGCGTGACCGACATCCCCTTTCCGGTCGACGTGGTGTGCGTGTTCCGCCGTCCCGAGGAGGCGCTGACGCCGATCCTCGAGGCGATCGCCAAGAAGGCGAAGGCCGTCTGGCTCCAGGACGGCGTCTATCACGACGAGGGCGAGCGCCTGGCGCGCGAAGCCGGACTGCTCGTCGTGTCGAGCGACTGCATGATGCGCCGGCACGCCCGCTCCGGGCGCTGACCTCCGGCGACGCCGCGGACTCAGGCCCCGGGGAAGCCCCCCTTCTCGAGTCGCGCCCAGGGTATGGCCGACAGCCCAGGCGCAAGCTGAAGCGCTCTCTCTCCGCGGTAGACGACGAACCCCGAACTTACGTGGAGATCCTTCATGCATTGGCGGATGCCGAGCAGTCCCTTGGCGGACAGCGTCGAGCCCGCCTTGACCTCGACGACCAGGCGCGTCCGGCCGTTCTCGACGATCAAATCGGCCTCCGCGCCGGCCTGGGTTCTCCAAAAGTAACAGCCCGGAGCCGGCCAGCGCAGCTTCGCCCGGCGGATGAGCTCCTCCAGGACGAATCCCTCCCAGGAATTGCCCCTCCCAGGCCATGTCTCCAGGTCCTGAGGCTTGCGCAATCCGGCGAGATGGTGCAGAAGCCCCGTGTCGCGGATATAGAGCTTCGGGCTCTTGACCAGGCGTTTGGAGATGTTCGCGTGGTAGGGCTGCAGGCGGCGGATCATGAACGCGCCTTCGAGGATGTCCAGATGATGGGACACGGTGGGAACGCTCAGGTCGAGCGACCTCGCCAGATCGGAGACATTGAGCAGGCCGCCATGGACGTGCGCGAGCATCATCCAGAGCTTGCGCAGGCGCACGGGAGCCACCTGGATCCCCATGGCGGGGATATCCCTTTCGAGAAAAGCGCGGACATACTGCTCGAGCCAGGCGGTTTTGCTCTGCGCCGCGCTCAACGCATACAGCGGCGGAAGTCCGCCCCAGAACCATCTCTGCGCCAGCCATCTAGGCCTGGCGGCCAGCTCCGAACTGCCGAAAGGCGTCATCTCCAGCATTCCGAGGCGGCCCGCGAGGCTCTCGCCGGACTGCTTCAAGAGCGGAGGCGCGGCGGATCCGGTCAGGACGAATGATCCGGGACGCCGTTTCCGGTCCACCACCCCGCGCAGGATAGGGAAAAGCTGCGGCCATCGCTGAGCCTCATCGATGATCAGATTCCCGGGATTGGCCGCCAGAAATCCTTCGGGGTCGGACGTCAGGAGGTCGAGATCGGTGGGATTCTCCAGATCCAAATACTTCCACGAGGGAAGCGCCGCGCGCACCAAGGTCGTCTTGCCGGATTGTCTGGGGCCGGCCACAAGGACGACGGGGAAGGTCCGGAGGTGGAGCCGAAGGGCCCCCGCCTCGTCGCGCCGAATCAGCATTCCTTGTATTATACAGGACGACCATTAAAATTACAAGGTATTTTACGGAGAGCGGCCGGACACAGCTGCTTCAGCGGAAGTCCCTCAACAGCTAGGGCTTGACTATCTCGACGAGCTCGACCTCGAAGACCAGGGTCGCGCCGGGCTTGATGCCGGACCGGCCCGGGTCTCCGTAGGCGACGTCGGACGGGCAGACGAGCTTCGCCTTGCCGCCGACCTTCATCATCGAGATGCCGTGGGTCCAGCACTTGATGACGCCGTCGAGGGCGAACTCCGTGGGCGCGCCGCGGGGGTAGGAGGAGTCGAACTCCTCGCCGTCGACGGTGGTGCCGCGGTAGTGGGCCTTGATCGTCGCGGTCTTCGAGGGGATCGGGCCGGAGCCGGCCTTCGTCTCGAGGTACCAGCCGCCGCCGGGGATCGCCTGGGGCTTGTTCTCCTTGACGAACTTCTCGGTGAAGACGCGTCCCTTCTCCTTCTCCGGCGACGCGGCGGCGGCCATGGCGGCCTCGCGGCGCGCGTTGGAGGCCTCGAGGCGCTTGGAGAGGATGTCGGTGACGCGGGGCTGGTAGAAGCGGACGTCCACCTGCGGGGCCTTGTTCAGGACCGAGTCGGCGATGCCCGCCTGGACGATCTTCACCTCGGCCGCGGACATGCTGAAGGGGGTCAGGTTGCGGCCCATCAGGAAGCCGATGGTGTAGATCGCGCGCTCCTCGTCCGTCTTATAGGCCTCCTTCGGCGCGGGTCGATTCGCCTTCGGCGAATCGCTCTTCGCTTCAGCCTTGGGCGCGGCGGCCTTGGGGGCCTCGGTCTTCGGCGCGTCGGCGGCGAAGGCGGGCGCGGCGGCGAGGATCAGCGACATCAGGACGGGTTTCATGACGGTTCTCCTATGAAATCGCGCTAATGATAGCACATCATTCGTAGAATCCTTTCCATGGTCCAAGGGGTCGGCCGGAACGTCTACTGGCTGGGCGCGGTGAGCTTCTTCGCCGACGTCGCCGGCGAGATGATCGCGCCGCTGCTCCCCCTGTACATCACCACGGTGCTCGGCGCCGCGCCGACGGCGGTCGGGCTCGTGGAGGGCGCGGCCGAGCTCGCGGCCAGCGTCTTTCGCGGCGTCGGGGGCTGGTGGAGCGACCGGGCGGGGGCGCGCAAGCCGACGGTCGTCCTCGGCTACGCGCTCTCGGCCGCCGCCAAGCCCGCGCTCGCCCTGGCGGCCGGCTGGCCGGGGCTGCTCGTCGCCCGTTTCGCCGACCGGACGGGCAAGGGCCTGCGCGGCGCCGCGCGCGACGCGCTGATCGCCTCGTCGACGGACCGGGCGCACCTGGGCAAGGCCTTCGGCCTGCACCGCGCGATGGACACGGCCGGCGCCGTCGCCGGCCCGCTGATCGGCCTGTGGCTTTTGAGCGCGGGTCTCTCCTACCGTTCGATCTTCCTGTGGGCGGGGCTTCCGGCCTTCGCCGCGGTGGCCGTGCTGGTCCTGTTCGTGCGCGACGTCAAGGTCCCCGGGAAGGAACCGGCGCGGGAGAGGCTTCCTTCCACGCCGCTGTCGTCCAAGTTCTGGCGCTTCCTCGCGGTGTACGGCCTGTTCGCGCTGGGCAACTCCTCCGACGCGTTCGTCCTGCTCAAGGGCCGCGACGCGGGGATGAGCGCGACGACGGTCGTGCTCGCCTACGTCCTGTTCAACGTCGTCAACGCGGCCTGCGCGACGGCGATCGGCCACGTCGCCGACCGCGTCGGCCGGAGGCTGACGGTGGCCGCGGGCATGGGCGTGTACTCATTGTGCTACCTCGGCTTCGCGCGCGCGACGACGGCGGAGGCCCTCTGGCCGCTGTTCGCGCTGTACGGCCTTCAGGCGGCGCTGATCGAGGGCTCGTTCCGGGCCGCCGTCGCCGACGCGAGCGAGCCCGGCAACCGCGGCCTGGCCCAGGGCGTGTTCCAGGGGACGGCGGGCGTCCTGGCCTTCACGGCGAGCGCGCTCGCGGGGCTGATGTGGACGAGGATCTCGCCCTCGGCGCCCTTCTATTTCGGCGCGGCGTGCTCGGCCGCGGCCGCGGTGCTGCTGCCGTTCAGCGTCTGGAGGAGCGCCGGCCCGACGGGCGGCGGCTCGAGGAGCCCCGGGACGACGGCTTGAAGCTCATCGCGTCCGCTCCGCGCGAAGGCCCGTTGCCGGCTCGAAAGGAGTCGGCGCCGACGCGATCGGCGAGCTTGTAGTCGTCGATGAACGGGTTGCGGTTGCCCTGCCACTGCTCGACGAGGTCGTTGCGCCGCGCCTCGAAGGCGTCGGGCGGGAAGCGGCGGTTCCAGTCCAGGAACAGCTCGATCTGCTGGTTCCAGAACACGACCGAGGTGCGGCCGAACATGCGGGAGTCCTTGTAGCGCGAGTAGAAGTACAGCATGCCGCGCGCCACGCGCCCCTTCACCGCGTCCGGGGGCTCGAAGACGCCGTTGCCGCGCTTGGCGCCGGCCTTGTTCTCGTAGTCGGGCCGGCCGGTGACGACGCCGAAGGGCATGTGGCCGCGCACCGAGTTCGGGTGCATGAAGGTCGCCATCAGATGGTGCAGGTCCGAGCGCATCGGCAGGGCCTTGTTGAACAGGGACTGGGGCCAGGTGTGCTCGACGTTCATGCCCTGCCCGTCGGAGTAGCCGTCGCCGTTGGGATCGCCGCGCTCGGGGTAGTCGCCGCCTTCCTTGCTCGTGCCGGGGACGAAGATGCCGGAGTACGCGTCGACGACGCCGCTGACGCCGTTGATGATCACGTGGTCGGCCTTCGCGAACATGTAGTCGGAGGCCTCGGAATAAGACCGCTCCTTGTGGCCCCGGCCGGAGATCCGGTTGAGCGCGTCGAGCAAGGCCTTGCCGGTCAGCCCCTCGGTACCGGGGACCGGCTTCTGGGCGGCGAGCGGCGCGCGCTCGACGAGGTGGACGCGGACGGCGCCCCGGCCCTTGGGCACGGCCTG
Coding sequences within:
- a CDS encoding phage holin family protein, with amino-acid sequence MYIILNILVSAAAVLVTGRLLSGVSIDGFGTAVVVAIVLGVVNAVLGPVLMALTLPINILTLGLFTFVIIGVLVMLTAALVPGFRVASFWWALAFAFVLALVNSAFHAVTRV
- a CDS encoding BamA/TamA family outer membrane protein, producing the protein MRALTLLLCLHAAPLAAAPPRKARLPAGLVIASIQIDARNVFETDAPPENKLLYRAANRAHIRTRDYVIERELLFAVGERFDPLLIEETERNLRSLPFLRRAEVAAVVNKQGKVDVTVRTYDSWTLEVVAGFKRAGGATNVKGGFAENNILGQGKAASAVYSRDGDSVSRAFSYKDRQFMRLKRLQFSAAAQSAQGSKTYTIGVDRPFYASIARSAFGGSVVYSESRLADVLRRSGEAGVSYGVALTTSTERTRRVTFGLSTRRAMSDGPLPDVEQLTFLKLGAEWQELDFITARRIQNFTRDEDFNLGLGVFPSVAWAPRISALGTRETQILPRVDLTKGFAWSRELLLLKSGYRSKYANGNNGDRVASFEASYFVRGLNYQTLAFHAALDLGWQLDETSQLTLGELNGLRGYGLSRFTGTRRFLYNLEDRVYVWDNLFRLLDVGAAAFYDSGYAWPEGSSINLADLRSSVGLGLRVAPSRSGSNSPVRVDLAYPVSRRTGLSSWSLSILAGQAF
- a CDS encoding OmpA family protein — translated: MKRLLPALLLSLTAACGGAKIEKQRKEIEDLQTKAGAFYTQLQEKADEIGALKTSKAGLETRVVELEARVVELEGRSAAAEGRAATLAKSNKSLSDAIGASKDELGEKLNAVVAEKDELARKFSDAVKEKLALERLKSVYQAAREKAGREMSKLKEEREALASRLSAAQDAFKKTDAEARQAGEARAAVLLKTREEMGAAADAVLAEMQAGRALVEQSGETFTIALSDAALFEDGSVKITEPGAALLARVGAALKALPSKSLRVEAHSDNAPFKKGLLGGYAGHWELTAARAAAVARWLHEHAGLDPERLSAAGFGEFRPAKPNDTAEGRAANRRVALVVAPMRPQ
- a CDS encoding CPXCG motif-containing cysteine-rich protein, producing the protein MPKTKAPAKAKKTKKAAPERHADASEHKTAERIMETVLKEQSVEASTERLDQWITIECPHCSEGSELHVISDMDGQSIDQDCTVCCRSFVAHIEIDDGEAHVGVEAA
- a CDS encoding CoA-binding protein, translated to MRVIAVVGMSPKPERPSHYVSEYLKGQGYTIVPVNPGHSEILGEKCWPSVTDIPFPVDVVCVFRRPEEALTPILEAIAKKAKAVWLQDGVYHDEGERLAREAGLLVVSSDCMMRRHARSGR
- a CDS encoding ATP-binding protein → MLIRRDEAGALRLHLRTFPVVLVAGPRQSGKTTLVRAALPSWKYLDLENPTDLDLLTSDPEGFLAANPGNLIIDEAQRWPQLFPILRGVVDRKRRPGSFVLTGSAAPPLLKQSGESLAGRLGMLEMTPFGSSELAARPRWLAQRWFWGGLPPLYALSAAQSKTAWLEQYVRAFLERDIPAMGIQVAPVRLRKLWMMLAHVHGGLLNVSDLARSLDLSVPTVSHHLDILEGAFMIRRLQPYHANISKRLVKSPKLYIRDTGLLHHLAGLRKPQDLETWPGRGNSWEGFVLEELIRRAKLRWPAPGCYFWRTQAGAEADLIVENGRTRLVVEVKAGSTLSAKGLLGIRQCMKDLHVSSGFVVYRGERALQLAPGLSAIPWARLEKGGFPGA
- a CDS encoding FKBP-type peptidyl-prolyl cis-trans isomerase, yielding MKPVLMSLILAAAPAFAADAPKTEAPKAAAPKAEAKSDSPKANRPAPKEAYKTDEERAIYTIGFLMGRNLTPFSMSAAEVKIVQAGIADSVLNKAPQVDVRFYQPRVTDILSKRLEASNARREAAMAAAASPEKEKGRVFTEKFVKENKPQAIPGGGWYLETKAGSGPIPSKTATIKAHYRGTTVDGEEFDSSYPRGAPTEFALDGVIKCWTHGISMMKVGGKAKLVCPSDVAYGDPGRSGIKPGATLVFEVELVEIVKP
- a CDS encoding MFS transporter, with the protein product MVQGVGRNVYWLGAVSFFADVAGEMIAPLLPLYITTVLGAAPTAVGLVEGAAELAASVFRGVGGWWSDRAGARKPTVVLGYALSAAAKPALALAAGWPGLLVARFADRTGKGLRGAARDALIASSTDRAHLGKAFGLHRAMDTAGAVAGPLIGLWLLSAGLSYRSIFLWAGLPAFAAVAVLVLFVRDVKVPGKEPARERLPSTPLSSKFWRFLAVYGLFALGNSSDAFVLLKGRDAGMSATTVVLAYVLFNVVNAACATAIGHVADRVGRRLTVAAGMGVYSLCYLGFARATTAEALWPLFALYGLQAALIEGSFRAAVADASEPGNRGLAQGVFQGTAGVLAFTASALAGLMWTRISPSAPFYFGAACSAAAAVLLPFSVWRSAGPTGGGSRSPGTTA
- a CDS encoding endonuclease, with the translated sequence MKLASAGLLATLLLAPSLQAQNVRVTGSFVPTTGVPIVTGLGSPVAVSPLAMTPLSAASLVPVLAAPAPSPAFALQPAIAPVPVGALARPAAALPAAAKASVPNGEPESAKTPVKAATPVDGWASRFNFQPSGQVFDGSRAIKDEAGATFQAVPKGRGAVRVHLVERAPLAAQKPVPGTEGLTGKALLDALNRISGRGHKERSYSEASDYMFAKADHVIINGVSGVVDAYSGIFVPGTSKEGGDYPERGDPNGDGYSDGQGMNVEHTWPQSLFNKALPMRSDLHHLMATFMHPNSVRGHMPFGVVTGRPDYENKAGAKRGNGVFEPPDAVKGRVARGMLYFYSRYKDSRMFGRTSVVFWNQQIELFLDWNRRFPPDAFEARRNDLVEQWQGNRNPFIDDYKLADRVGADSFRAGNGPSRGADAMSFKPSSRGSSSRRPSGRRSSRR